The following proteins are co-located in the Vidua macroura isolate BioBank_ID:100142 chromosome 1, ASM2450914v1, whole genome shotgun sequence genome:
- the MPLKIP gene encoding M-phase-specific PLK1-interacting protein, whose protein sequence is MVSSCVSNRIQKPAQRFGIGLSEICCRALRPASRFPAGWDGRRLALPVAERLEAGTCCPPGGEEAGDEKRAGAAPPPPLHRFRSRHSRPAPAMYRPGFRAPTPPYAGGGFRSPPSGGGPLPPSPRGYGSPQHTPPYGHRPGPYGSGLSPRGPGFRGRFGSPSPGTQTPCRPQSVSPRYPAPYGGASPAGAPLHPLPQHKRSPGGFQRHFQGSPRTSTPFGTAHGREKRVSNDVENYYRPSMLEDPWAGLEPVSVTDINQQYSSEQTTCTGKKGRYFS, encoded by the exons ATGGTGTCTTCTTGCGTCTCTAACAGGATACAAAAGCCTGCACAGAGGTTCGGCATTGGTTTGTCAGAAATAT GCTGCCGGGCCCTCCGTCCCGCCTCCCGCTTCCCGGCGGGATGGGATGGACGGCGCCTCGCCCTCCCCGTTGCGGAACGTTTAGAGGCCGGAACCTGCTGCCCGCCTGGCGGGGAAGAGGCGGGGGATGAGAAAAGAGCgggcgcggcgccgccgccgccattgCACAGGTTCCGCTCCCGCCATTCCCGGCCTGCCCCGGCCATGTACCGGCCGGGATTCCGCGCACCGACACCTCCCTACGCGGGCGGTGGCTTCCGGAGCCCTCCCTCCGGCGGAGGACCCTTGCCGCCCTCTCCGCGCGGCTACGGTAGCCCCCAGCACACGCCGCCCTACGGCCACCGGCCCGGGCCGTACGGCAGCGGCCTCTCGCCCCGAGGCCCCGGGTTCCGCGGGCGCTTCGGCAGCCCCTCGCCGGGGACGCAGACCCCATGCAGGCCGCAGAGCGTCAGTCCCCGGTACCCGGCTCCGTACGGCGGCGCGTCCCCCGCCGGAGCGCCTCTGCACCCACTGCCGCAGCACAAGCGCTCGCCCGGCGGCTTCCAGAGGCACTTCCAG GGATCACCCAGGACATCTACTCCATTTGGTACAGCGCAtggcagagagaaaagagtGTCTAATGATGTGGAAAACTATTACAGACCTTCAATGCTTGAGGACCCATGGGCTGGCCTAGAGCCAGTGTCTGTTACAGACATAAACCAGCAATACAGCAGTGAGCAAACAACATGTACTGGTAAAAAAGGGAGGTATTTCAGCTAA